The following proteins are encoded in a genomic region of Inquilinus sp. KBS0705:
- a CDS encoding ABC transporter ATP-binding protein — protein sequence MADVPFLQAVSITKTYPGAEQSGVKNIDLEIKPGIITAIIGESGSGKSTLLRLLYGLLSPDEGTVNFKGERIWGPEEKLIPGHDAMKMVTQHTDDLNLFARVWDNVAAMLPSTNVKFKEEQTEQVLTQLNMMPLALKRVADLSGGEKQRVAIARAIITRPQVLLLDEPFNQVDTSFREGLQHDIRQIVKQTGLTVIMVSHDPAEVLSMADEMLVLKQGSIVESGHPKKLYKTPANLYTAELLTNCNVLTAAEARACGLEPTKEYVVIYPEWIRLNGILKTSKWTVKQVLFKGFYEDVILENNGVLLRAVNHEDGKYAEGAATGLKIKKWLEY from the coding sequence ATGGCAGATGTACCTTTTTTGCAGGCGGTTTCGATAACTAAAACCTACCCCGGCGCCGAACAATCGGGCGTAAAAAATATCGACCTGGAGATAAAGCCCGGCATAATTACGGCTATAATAGGCGAAAGCGGTAGCGGTAAAAGCACCTTGCTGCGCTTACTTTACGGCCTGCTATCGCCCGATGAGGGCACAGTAAACTTTAAGGGCGAACGCATTTGGGGCCCCGAAGAAAAGCTGATACCCGGCCACGATGCCATGAAAATGGTTACCCAGCATACCGACGACCTTAACCTTTTTGCCCGTGTTTGGGATAACGTGGCGGCCATGCTGCCCAGTACCAACGTGAAATTTAAAGAGGAACAAACCGAACAGGTTTTAACACAGCTAAATATGATGCCGCTGGCCCTTAAACGGGTTGCCGACCTTAGCGGCGGCGAAAAGCAGCGTGTAGCCATTGCCCGCGCCATTATTACCCGCCCACAAGTGCTGTTGCTTGATGAACCCTTTAACCAGGTAGATACATCGTTTAGAGAGGGGCTGCAGCACGATATAAGGCAGATAGTAAAGCAAACGGGGCTTACGGTGATAATGGTATCGCACGACCCTGCCGAGGTGCTATCAATGGCCGACGAGATGCTGGTATTAAAGCAGGGAAGTATAGTAGAAAGCGGGCACCCAAAAAAGCTGTACAAAACCCCCGCAAACCTGTATACTGCCGAACTGCTAACTAATTGCAATGTATTAACCGCCGCCGAGGCCCGTGCCTGCGGACTAGAGCCGACAAAAGAATATGTAGTAATATACCCCGAATGGATACGCCTTAACGGTATTTTAAAAACCAGTAAATGGACCGTAAAGCAGGTGCTGTTTAAAGGTTTTTATGAGGACGTGATACTGGAGAACAACGGGGTACTGCTGCGCGCCGTAAACCACGAGGATGGCAAATATGCTGAAGGTGCCGCCACCGGCCTCAAAATTAAAAAGTGGCTGGAGTATTAG
- a CDS encoding PorT family protein, protein MKRLILTALICAATTFAFAQVTDSVKTDTTKSRHTRIRLGFGGDATEVSTSSPDTAYHASKAPGLSFGLTFTRFDIGLTTLNDNGSFKLSPANQFLNYRSWRSSNIGFDVLQLGYRFNSSFRIYTAGGFDWTNLRLRESVTIQRDQSSLTYVRDNVKYDKNRLTATYIRIPVAFDFRTREDWDGRRFHFVGALEMGALLSSSLKQESEANGSQKLSGNYHFAKFRYGASLRAGYGAIGVFAKYYFNDMFQDSPAQSGLRNFSFGMSLGW, encoded by the coding sequence ATGAAACGATTAATACTAACCGCCCTGATATGTGCTGCAACAACATTTGCATTTGCACAAGTAACCGACTCCGTTAAAACAGATACTACTAAAAGCCGCCATACACGCATAAGGCTTGGCTTTGGCGGCGATGCTACAGAGGTAAGCACCAGCAGCCCCGATACGGCCTACCATGCATCAAAAGCGCCGGGCCTGTCGTTCGGGTTAACTTTTACCCGGTTTGATATTGGTTTAACCACCCTTAATGATAACGGCAGCTTTAAGCTATCGCCGGCCAACCAGTTTTTGAACTACCGCTCGTGGCGAAGTAGCAACATAGGCTTTGATGTGTTACAGTTGGGCTACAGGTTTAATAGCTCGTTCAGGATATATACTGCCGGCGGGTTCGACTGGACAAACCTGCGCCTGCGCGAAAGTGTGACCATACAGCGCGATCAATCGTCGCTTACCTATGTACGCGATAATGTTAAATACGATAAAAACCGCCTTACCGCAACTTATATACGGATACCCGTTGCCTTTGATTTTAGGACCCGCGAGGACTGGGATGGCCGCCGGTTTCACTTTGTGGGTGCTTTAGAAATGGGCGCTTTGCTAAGCAGCAGCTTAAAGCAAGAAAGCGAAGCTAACGGCAGCCAAAAGTTAAGCGGCAATTACCATTTTGCCAAATTCAGGTATGGTGCATCGTTGCGTGCAGGTTACGGCGCAATAGGCGTATTTGCCAAGTACTACTTTAACGATATGTTTCAGGATAGCCCCGCCCAAAGCGGCCTGCGTAACTTCTCTTTCGGGATGAGTTTGGGCTGGTAA
- a CDS encoding sigma-70 family RNA polymerase sigma factor encodes MFLEPKPSIDEIVNQCKAGQRKAQELLYKQFASKMLGVCMRYATDRMEAEDMLQNGFIKVFGKMADYRGEGSFEGWMRRIMVHSSIEYYRKHHKMMQVVDIDEAGHEPSVNAAAASSLEAKDLLLLIKGLSPGYRMVFNLYAIDGYSHKEIAEIAGITEGASKSQLSRARAILKEQLLKMEGKKYGYAG; translated from the coding sequence ATGTTTTTGGAACCTAAACCAAGTATCGACGAGATTGTAAACCAGTGCAAAGCCGGCCAGCGCAAAGCGCAGGAGCTGCTGTATAAGCAGTTTGCAAGCAAAATGCTGGGTGTTTGCATGCGTTACGCCACCGATAGGATGGAGGCCGAGGATATGCTGCAAAACGGTTTCATAAAGGTTTTTGGAAAAATGGCCGATTACCGCGGCGAGGGTTCTTTTGAAGGGTGGATGAGGCGCATAATGGTGCACAGCTCTATAGAATATTACCGCAAGCACCATAAAATGATGCAGGTGGTTGATATTGACGAAGCAGGGCACGAGCCATCGGTAAACGCGGCTGCGGCCAGCAGTTTGGAAGCTAAGGACCTGCTGCTATTAATAAAGGGCTTGTCGCCGGGGTATCGTATGGTGTTTAATCTGTATGCTATTGACGGGTACTCGCATAAAGAGATCGCCGAGATAGCGGGGATAACCGAAGGGGCGTCTAAATCGCAATTATCAAGGGCGAGGGCTATTTTAAAAGAACAGCTATTAAAAATGGAAGGAAAAAAATATGGCTATGCAGGATAA
- a CDS encoding UPF0175 family protein, with translation MKVITLNVPDSTNIDDKEAAMLLASSLYERGKLSLGQAAELAGLTKTTFAELLGSYNVSIFNFPADELINDIKNA, from the coding sequence ATGAAAGTAATAACCCTAAATGTACCCGATTCTACTAATATAGATGATAAGGAAGCCGCTATGCTGTTGGCAAGCAGTTTATATGAGCGCGGTAAACTTTCGTTGGGACAAGCTGCAGAACTTGCGGGACTTACAAAAACCACATTTGCCGAATTATTAGGCTCTTATAATGTGTCGATATTCAACTTTCCTGCAGATGAACTGATCAATGATATAAAAAATGCCTGA
- a CDS encoding DUF3368 domain-containing protein produces MPETIIADTSCFILLTNINQLDLLQKLYGTITTTTIIAEEFKQLLPEWVNVKLAADNKYQRILELQVDKGEASAIALALEITDSTIILDDLKARQLASHLGISITGTLGIIIKAKQIGIIPSIKPLLEKIRQTNFRISPTLESIALKEAGE; encoded by the coding sequence ATGCCTGAAACAATTATTGCAGATACCAGCTGCTTTATTTTATTGACGAATATAAACCAGTTAGATTTACTGCAAAAATTATACGGTACAATTACCACCACTACCATCATAGCAGAAGAATTTAAACAGTTATTACCCGAATGGGTAAATGTAAAATTAGCGGCAGATAATAAATATCAACGAATACTTGAGCTACAGGTAGATAAAGGCGAAGCAAGTGCTATAGCTTTAGCGTTAGAAATCACAGACAGCACAATCATATTGGACGATTTAAAAGCCCGCCAGTTAGCCAGCCATTTGGGGATATCTATTACCGGTACGTTAGGCATTATTATTAAAGCCAAGCAAATAGGTATCATCCCTTCAATAAAACCTTTATTAGAAAAAATACGGCAAACTAATTTCAGGATTTCGCCAACACTAGAAAGCATTGCACTAAAAGAAGCTGGAGAATAA
- a CDS encoding amidohydrolase family protein produces the protein MKKALIVLCIIFLSALRLSAQDTYTLLKPDRIFDGKQIHTNWYVLVKGKVIEAAGDSSAIKAPAGTKVITLKGSTIMPGMIEGHSHLFLHPYNETSWNDQVLTESRAERTARAVQHARATLMAGFTTVRDLGTEGAAYDDVGLKTAINKGIVPGPRMLVATRAIVATGSYGPKSAVTEAHLPIGAEETDGIEGISHTVRSQIGYGADVIKIYADYRWGLNGAAQPTFTLEELKTAVQVANSSGRQVVVHSGTPEGMRRAIAAGVRTIEHGDEGTPEIFALMKAKGVALCPTLAATEAIYSYRGWKKGTDADPDGVKQKHKMFADALKAGVTICMGGDVGVFTHGDNAREMLLMAEYGMKPIDVLRSATSVNAEVFELKDLGNIKAGYLADIVAVTGDPSTDINVVKQVQLVMKNGVVYLQK, from the coding sequence ATGAAAAAAGCACTTATAGTTTTATGTATCATTTTTTTGAGTGCCCTGCGCTTATCTGCGCAAGATACCTACACCCTGCTTAAACCCGACCGTATATTCGATGGCAAACAGATACATACCAATTGGTATGTTTTGGTTAAAGGCAAAGTGATAGAAGCAGCGGGCGATTCATCTGCCATTAAAGCACCTGCGGGTACAAAGGTTATTACCCTAAAAGGCAGCACCATAATGCCTGGGATGATAGAGGGCCATTCGCATTTATTTCTACATCCATATAACGAAACCAGCTGGAATGACCAGGTACTTACCGAAAGCCGTGCCGAGCGCACCGCCCGCGCGGTACAGCATGCCAGGGCAACACTAATGGCCGGCTTCACCACCGTGCGCGACCTGGGTACCGAGGGCGCCGCTTACGACGACGTGGGCCTAAAAACCGCTATTAATAAAGGTATAGTCCCCGGCCCGCGAATGCTGGTAGCTACGCGCGCTATTGTGGCAACCGGTAGTTACGGGCCAAAAAGCGCAGTAACCGAAGCCCATTTACCCATTGGCGCCGAAGAAACCGACGGTATAGAGGGCATTAGTCATACGGTGCGTTCGCAAATTGGCTACGGGGCCGATGTTATTAAAATTTATGCCGACTACCGCTGGGGCCTAAACGGTGCCGCCCAACCTACTTTTACTTTGGAGGAATTAAAAACCGCTGTGCAGGTGGCTAATAGCAGCGGCAGGCAGGTAGTGGTACACTCTGGTACGCCCGAGGGTATGCGCAGGGCTATTGCCGCCGGTGTGCGCACCATTGAGCATGGTGATGAAGGCACACCCGAAATATTCGCGCTGATGAAAGCGAAAGGCGTTGCCCTTTGCCCCACCCTTGCCGCCACCGAAGCTATTTACAGCTACAGGGGATGGAAAAAGGGTACAGATGCCGATCCGGATGGTGTTAAGCAAAAGCATAAGATGTTTGCCGACGCGCTTAAAGCCGGTGTTACTATTTGCATGGGCGGCGATGTGGGTGTATTTACCCATGGCGATAATGCCCGCGAAATGCTGCTAATGGCCGAGTACGGTATGAAGCCGATTGATGTGTTAAGATCGGCTACATCAGTAAATGCCGAAGTTTTTGAATTAAAAGATTTGGGCAATATAAAAGCCGGTTACCTGGCCGATATAGTTGCCGTAACAGGCGACCCGTCAACCGATATTAATGTGGTAAAACAGGTACAACTGGTAATGAAAAACGGTGTAGTGTACCTGCAAAAATAA
- a CDS encoding alpha-galactosidase has protein sequence MAKLALAAFIWACALTANAQAVLIPIETKDNAMVLQASADKHLTVIYFGNKLSAKNEYGAITKANRSGGDTEGYNSAYTTSGTQNLLEPAIAVTHADGNKSLELQYVDHKTTKINDDVSLLSIRLKDPVYNFEVTLNYQTYYNENVTEQWSVITHHEKGDVVLNKYASANLYLQAGSYWLKHYHGEWAREMKPEEEQLNHGIKTLDSKLGARADLFQPPVFMISLNKPSGEDEGEVLYGNVEWSGNYRIDLEVDPSNNLRLIAGINNYAAEYTLKPGLAFETAKFVYTYTDKGQGEASRNLQTWARKYKIVDGNGPRLTLLNNWESTYFDFNNDKLAGILKDTHTLGADLFLLDDGWFANKYPRNDDHAGLGDWEVNKAKLPEGIAFLTKTAKANDVKFGIWVEPEMVNPKSELYEKHPDWVVKQPQRPELYYRNQLVLDLSNPKVQDFVFGVVDKLFTENPELAYIKWDCNAVMYNAQSSYETHKANFYTDYVKGLYSVLDRLRAKYPKVPMMLCSGGGGRVDYGALKYFTEYWPSDNTDPLERIFLQWEYSYFYPAIASSNHVTDWGKQPIKFRTDVAMMGKLGFDIVVSKLSANDLAYCQNAIKVYKQYSEAIWHGDQYRLQDPWHNDVAAVMYTEEGKNKAIMFNYLVSNRYNAGTHLPIKLKGLKAGKTYTVSEINLYPGTKSSIGTATYSGDFLMTVGINPDVRQGRASVILSVEEK, from the coding sequence ATGGCCAAACTGGCCCTTGCTGCTTTTATTTGGGCATGTGCCTTAACTGCAAATGCACAAGCTGTGTTAATACCGATAGAAACTAAGGATAACGCGATGGTGCTGCAGGCCAGTGCCGACAAGCACCTAACCGTAATATATTTTGGCAATAAGCTATCGGCTAAAAACGAGTATGGGGCCATTACTAAAGCTAACCGCAGTGGCGGCGATACCGAAGGCTATAACTCGGCCTATACTACATCGGGTACCCAAAACTTGCTGGAGCCTGCTATTGCCGTAACCCATGCCGATGGCAATAAGTCGTTAGAATTACAATACGTAGACCATAAAACCACTAAAATAAACGATGATGTATCGTTATTGAGCATACGCCTTAAAGACCCTGTTTACAACTTTGAGGTTACGCTTAACTACCAAACCTATTACAACGAGAACGTAACTGAGCAGTGGAGCGTGATCACCCATCATGAAAAAGGCGATGTTGTATTGAATAAGTACGCCTCGGCCAACTTATACCTGCAGGCTGGTAGTTACTGGTTAAAGCATTACCATGGCGAGTGGGCCCGCGAAATGAAGCCTGAAGAGGAACAACTAAACCATGGTATTAAAACACTGGATAGCAAATTAGGTGCCCGCGCCGATCTTTTTCAGCCCCCGGTATTTATGATATCGCTTAACAAGCCATCAGGCGAGGATGAGGGCGAAGTATTATATGGCAACGTAGAGTGGAGCGGCAATTACCGTATAGACCTGGAGGTTGACCCATCAAACAATTTACGTCTGATAGCCGGCATCAACAATTATGCTGCCGAATACACCCTTAAACCGGGCCTGGCTTTTGAAACCGCCAAGTTTGTTTATACCTATACCGATAAGGGCCAGGGCGAGGCCAGCCGTAACCTGCAAACATGGGCGCGCAAATATAAAATTGTAGATGGCAATGGCCCGCGGCTTACGCTGCTGAACAATTGGGAATCGACCTATTTTGACTTTAACAATGATAAACTGGCAGGGATATTAAAAGATACCCATACCCTGGGTGCAGACCTGTTTTTACTTGACGACGGCTGGTTTGCCAACAAATACCCGCGTAATGATGACCATGCAGGCCTGGGCGATTGGGAAGTGAACAAGGCCAAACTGCCCGAGGGCATTGCCTTTTTAACCAAAACAGCTAAAGCCAACGATGTAAAGTTTGGTATATGGGTTGAACCCGAAATGGTAAACCCAAAAAGCGAACTTTACGAAAAACACCCCGACTGGGTGGTGAAACAACCGCAACGCCCCGAGCTTTACTACCGTAATCAATTGGTATTAGACCTAAGCAACCCAAAAGTGCAGGATTTTGTATTTGGCGTAGTAGATAAGCTATTTACCGAAAACCCTGAACTCGCTTACATTAAGTGGGATTGCAACGCGGTAATGTATAACGCGCAATCGAGCTACGAAACGCATAAGGCTAACTTTTATACCGATTATGTAAAAGGGCTGTACAGCGTGCTGGATAGGCTGCGTGCCAAATACCCTAAAGTGCCCATGATGCTGTGCAGCGGCGGCGGTGGCCGGGTTGATTATGGCGCGCTTAAATACTTTACCGAGTACTGGCCAAGCGATAATACCGACCCATTGGAGCGTATATTTTTGCAGTGGGAGTACTCGTACTTTTACCCTGCTATAGCCAGCAGCAACCATGTTACCGATTGGGGCAAACAGCCCATTAAATTCCGTACAGATGTTGCCATGATGGGCAAATTGGGTTTTGATATTGTGGTGAGCAAACTATCAGCAAATGACCTGGCCTATTGCCAAAACGCTATTAAGGTTTACAAACAATACAGCGAAGCCATATGGCACGGCGACCAATACCGCCTGCAAGACCCTTGGCACAACGATGTAGCAGCTGTAATGTATACCGAAGAAGGGAAAAACAAAGCCATTATGTTTAACTATTTAGTGAGTAACCGCTATAACGCAGGCACACATTTGCCTATCAAACTAAAAGGATTAAAAGCCGGTAAAACTTACACCGTAAGCGAGATCAATTTATACCCCGGCACCAAATCATCCATAGGCACAGCAACCTATAGCGGCGATTTTTTAATGACCGTAGGTATAAACCCCGATGTTAGACAAGGCCGGGCAAGTGTGATATTGAGTGTGGAGGAGAAGTAA